The following is a genomic window from Pseudomonas purpurea.
TTTTCATACCGTTGCTGTTGTTCGGGCTTGGATTCTTGCTTGGCAGTTGGCTGGTAATGGATAACCGCTCAGGTCTGGTGGATGCACTTTCCAAAACAATCGCTCAAAAGTCGGCGATGTTTACCCATGGGTTGAATGAACGGTTCAATCCCGATGTGAGCGTTCTCGAGAGTCTGCGCGCAGAGTTCAAGGAGTTTCATCGAGGCTCCTACAGTCGCCAATTAATGAAAACGGTTCAGGGCACTTACCTCGGCGCGCTTCATGAACTGCCCTTCACTTACCAGCACTTTCAGTATGTAGATCGCGAAACCCGCGAAACCAAGGTGCCAGATGGCGCGGGCGGCACCAAGGTTGAAACCAAGACGATTGATAGCAAGTATGCACGGCATAGTCTGGTACTGAACTTTCCATGGATCGCGAACGTACGTGTACGCGGTGACCGGTTCGGGGCGCTGGACCTTGAAGAAACACTGGATACAACATCCAGTGAATTCAACCGTGCGTTTCACCTGACAGGCAAAACGCAGATGGCCTGTGCCCTCTTTGCCAAGCCGGCCACGGTATTGCACATGATGCAGCTCACTGAGCAGTTGAGCGACGTCAACCTGGAGTTTTCGGGTCAGGGGCGGCTGTGCCTGAGTTTCAGCGATACGGGTGTGCTTGAGGCGGAGGCATCACAGGGTCTGAAGAATTTACAGGGCTTTAATCGGCTTATCGAGACGGGCATCCGATTCCCTCGTCTGGACTTACTGCTGTTGTGGGTTCATCGATTGGCCGAGTTACACGACGACAATTTTGCGCCTTCCGCGAAAACCGTAAAAAACATGGAGTATTAGACGATGGGTTTGTTATTGATTATCGCGGTCGTGGTCGGGATTACCTTCTGGACCTGTTCCAACCGAATCATTGGCCGGCATAACCGTGCGCAGCGCGCCTGGGCTGATGTCCTGGTGTATGAGCGGCAGAAAACCAGGGTGCTTGATCTGCTTGAACAGCAGGTTGTGAGTTTCAAGGAGTACGAAGGCGCGCTGTTGGAAAAGATCACGGGTTTGCGCTCGGCCATTGGCAGGTTGCCGCAGGAGGCCAATGGTGGGGCTCTATTGCCCGTTCAGCTGGGTACGCGGGAATTGTTGGCAGGATTGAACGTGGCATTTGAGGCTTATCCAGAACTCAAAGCCAATGAATTGGTTAACAGCTTCATGCGGGAAATCACCGAGCAGCAAGAAAATATTGGTGCGGCGATTACCCTCTTCAACAGTGCGGTAGAGGTTTTCAACAATTCGATCCAGATGTTCCCCGGCTCCATTGTTAATGGCTTCCTCAATAAAAAGTCGGTGATCGTGCCATTTTCTGACTCCCAGGCTTCAGCGGCTTTTGAGTACAAGCCGAATTTTTGAAGGCGGGGGCATTAGAGGGCGATCGGCGGGAATGACCGGCTGCAAGAGACTTTTCGGAACGGTTGGCTGATGACCGTTCCTCAAGATCCCGAGCGAAGCCTGGCCGATGCCTATATAATCCCGGCCTTTCGTGGAGAACAGACCTTTATGCCAACGTCCTTTCTAGAAATTGTCGAGTTACCAGACGGCCGTATCGAGCTGCGCAGGGCCGAGGACGAGGGTTCTCTGGTTACTTTGGATTTCTCCGAGGATGCCAAGGCTTTCTTGCAGGGCCAGCACGTTGAAGTCGCCAAGGCGATGTTGAGCGTTGGAGTGCAGATGGCGGGACGCCTGGTTGAAGGTGAATTCGACAAAGAAGAAGGGTCGCGGGTTCTTCACTGATTCCGTTTGTCGGTTTTTGGTAAGAGATTATCGCTGCTCGGTTTTTCAGATCGGCTTCTCTGTCCTGGAGAAGCCCTGTGTCTTCAAGTGCACATTACGTGACACTTAACCCAGTCGAATATTCAGACTTTGTGCCTCTCCGATACGGGCGGCGCTGATCAACTGTTGCCGGGAGGCGCTGTTTAGTGGGTTCAACCAGCTGACGACGGTGTGACTGCGCCCCAGGCGTAACGCTTCGCAGGTCAGTTGCAGAGCGCTTTGTGTGCCGCGCGGTTGCAAAAGCAGGATGCGCTCGCGGTTCAGGGCCGGCGTCACGCAACCAGGTTTGAGTCAGGCTCGCCGGTGGTGCAATCAGTGTCAGCCAGCGAGCGTCCTGCTCCTGGCTCAGCTCTCTGAGGATGGGCGCCAGCAGGCTCAGGCAGTTCCCGGCGGCACCACGCAAAGACAGTTCGCTGAATACTTCGGGCTCGGCGATCCAGGGGGACTGCACTGTCTCTTTCAGGGTTGGCGCCAACGGTTGAACCATGAAGGCTTCGAACAAGGTCAGTTGTGCCTGCTGTGGTAGATGTGGGAACTGCATAAAGCCTCCTTTAACGGCGGATGACGCCGACGCTCAAGCCTTCGATCACCAGATCCTGATCTTTCAGATTCACCTCGATAGGCGCGAACTCAGGGTTTTCGGCAATCAGCCAGACTTTGCTGCCGTCGCGCTTGAAGCGTTTTACCGTCACCTCATCACCGATCCGTGCCACAACGATTTGGCCATTGCGGGCTTCGCGGGTGGTATGGACAGCCAGCAGGTCGCCATCAAAAATGCCGACGTCCTTCATGCTCATGCCATGCACGCGCAACAAATAATCAGCGCGAGGGTGGAAGAAGGCAGGGTTGATGTTGCAGGATTCTTCGATGTGTTGCTGGGCCAGAATCGGCGCGCCCGCGGCCACCCGGCCAATGATCGGCAAGGTGGATTCGTCAGCCTTGGCTTCAAAACCCGGAATGCGAATGCCACGAGACGCGCCGGGCGTCATTTCGATAGCGCCCTTGCGGGCCAGCGCCTTGAGGTGTTCTTCCGCCGCGTTGGGCGATTTAAAACCCAGTTCCAAGGCGATTTCCGCGCGGGTTGGCGGATAGCCGTTGTCTTCGAGGCAGCGTTTGATAAAAGCCAGAATCTCAGCTTGGCGGGGCGTCAGTTTTAGCATGTCGATCGCTCTGTCTTTTTATACAGTGACTGGGATTATATACAGTGAAGAATTCTTGGCAATCCTCGATTTTTTGCCGTCCGCTGGACGGTCGTCCTGCAGATCGTCGGTCCAGCGTCTGTAGGACTGACTACAGCTTTCAACAGGTATGGTTAAATAGCTGACCGACCATTCGCAAAACGAACTGCCAGCCTTGACAAGACACAAGCTGAAACGTATGTTTCAAACAAGTGTTTGTCAGGCGGAGTAGCCATGGCCCAGTCGGAAACCGTAGAACGCATTCTTGATGCTGCCGAGCAGTTGTTCGCGGAAAAAGGGTTTGCTGAAACTTCATTGCGGCTGATCACCAGCAAGGCCGGTGTCAATCTGGCGGCGGTGAACTATCACTTCGGCTCGAAAAAAGCGCTGATCCAGGCGGTGTTTTCGCGTTTTCTCGGGCCGTTCTGCATCAGCCTCGATCGTGAGCTGGAGCGTCGTCAGGCCAAGCCTGACAACAAGCCTTCGCTGGAAGACCTGCTGGAAATTCTTGTAGAGCAAGCGCTGGTCGTGCAGCCCCGCAGTGGCAACGATCTTTCCATATTCATGCGTTTGCTGGGGTTGGCGTTCAGCCAGAGCCAAGGCCATTTGCGGCGTTACCTGGAAGACATGTACGGCAAGGTTTTCCGTCGTTACATGCTGCTGGTCAACGACGCGGCACCGCGTATTCCGCCTATCGAACTGTTCTGGCGCGTGCATTTCATGCTCGGCGCGGCCGCGTTCAGCATGTCGGGGATCAAGGCCTTGCGTGCTATCGCCGAGACTGACTTCGGTGTGAATACTTCCATTGAGCAGGTGATGCGCCTGATGGTGCCGTTTCTGGCGGCTGGCATGCGCGCCGAAACCGGCGTCACTGACGACGCCATGGCCGCCGCCCAGTTGCGCCCTCGCAGCAAGTCGGCGCCGGTGGCCGCCAAGGTTTAGTGGCACACGGGTGGGCGCGGCAGCTTACATCCGCTAAGCTAGCCGCCCATGCCGACTCTCGTTTCAGACCCGCTCCAATTTCCTTTTGCAGACCACGTCCCACCGGGCATTGCCCTTGGTGGCGAAGTCGTGCGTCTGCGCCGGGCCGGGTTCTTCAAAGATGCGCCGCGCGCGCTTTTCGTAATCAAGGAATCTCTATGACTGCTGGCCTGCAAGGCTCGTTGATGGTGGACGTCGCCGGTACCTGGCTGACGGCTGAAGATCGCCAATTGTTGCGCCAGCCCGAAGTGGGCGGCTTGATCATCTTTGCACGCAACATTGAGCATCCGCGTCAGGTTCGGGAGTTGAGTGCATCGATCCGTGCTGTTCGACCGGATCTGCTGCTGGCAGTAGACCAGGAGGGCGGTCGCGTTCAGCGCTTGCGTCAGGGCTTCGTGCGTTTGCCGGCAATGCGTGCAATCGCCGATAACCCGAACGCCGAGTACCTGGCCGAGCAGTGTGGCTGGATCATGGCGACTGAAGTGCTGGCGGTCGGTCTGGACCTGAGCTTCGCCCCGGTGCTGGACCTCGATTATCAGCGCAGTGCGGTGGTGGGCAGTCGCGCATTTGAAGGTGACCCCGAGCGCGCCGCGCTGCTGGCGGGGGCCTTTATCCGTGGCATGAACAGTGCCGGCATGGCGGCCACAGGCAAGCATTTTCCCGGCCACGGCTGGGCAGAGGCAGACTCCCACGTCGCGATACCCAATGACGAGCGTAGCCTCGACGAGATCCGTGCCAATGATCTGGTGCCGTTCGCTCGTTTGAGCAAGCAGTTGGCGGCCGTCATGCCGGCTCACGTGATCTATCCGCAGGTCGACTCCCGGCCGGCCGGTTTTTCGCGCCGCTGGTTGCAGGAGATTCTGCGTGGCGAGTTGCAGTTTGACGGCGTGATCTTCAGCGATGATCTGTCGATGGCCGGTGCCCATGTGGTCGGCGATGCGGCCAGTCGAATCGAGGTGGCGCTGTCGGCCGGTTGCGACATGGGCCTGGTGTGCAACGACCGGGCGGCGGCCGAACTGGCCCTGAGCGCGGCCCAGCGCTTGAAGGTCAAGCCGTCGCCGCGTATTGCGCGGATGCGTGGCCAGGCATTTGCCAACACCGAATACCGCCAGGACCCGCGTTGGCTCACTGCCCTCGGTGCGCTCAAAGATGCCCAACTGATTGATTAAGGACTTTTTACAATGACGGTTTACGCGATTATCGGTGGCACCGGCCTGACGCAGCTCGAAGGCTTGAGCATTCGCCAGTCGTTGGCATTGGACACGCCGTACGGCGCGCCGTCGGCCGAGATTCAGGTCGGCGAGTACGCCGGGCGTGAAGTGTTGTTCCTGGCGCGTCACGGTCATCCGCACCGTTTTCCACCGCATCAGGTGAACTATCGGGCCAACCTGTGGGCTTTGAAGCAGGTGGGCGCCGAAGCAATTCTGGCGGTCAATGCGGTCGGCGGCATTCATGCCGCCATGGGTACCGGGCATTTCTGCGTGCCTCATCAACTGATTGACTACACCAGCGGTCGTCAGCACACCTATTTTGCCGATGACCTGGAGCACGTCACCCACATCGACTTCAGCTATCCGTACAGCGAACCGTTGCGCGAGCAGTTGATTGCCGCGCTGGCAGCCGAAGGCTGCGCTTACAGCAGCCATGGGGTGTACGCCTGTACGCAAGGGCCGCGCCTGGAAACCGTAGCGGAAATCGCCCGTCTGGAGCGTGACGGTTGCGACATTGTCGGCATGACCGGTATGCCGGAAGCCGCGCTGGCCCGAGAGTTGGAGCTGGATTACGCCTGTCTGGCGCTGGTGGTGAACCCGGCGGCGGGCAAGTCGACGGCGGTGATCACCATGGCCGAGATCGAGCAGGCGCTGCATGACGGGATGGGTAAGGTGAAGTCGACCTTGGCGCGGGTGCTTAAAGGCTGAGCCAGGCTTTACATCGAGTGACCCCATCGCGAGCAGGCTCGCTCCCACATTGGATCTATGTTTGCCCACTAGGGTGGGACATCATAAAACTACTGTGGGAGCGAGCTTGCTCGCGATGGCGATCTCGCAGCCGCCGCTAAATCTTCGATTTATCCGGCAGTGGCGCAAACAGCGCTTCAATGTCGTCGCTCTGCAGCTTCCAGTCTCCGGCCTTGCGCCCATCCAGCACGCCCGCCGCCAAGTCGGATTTTTCCTTCTGCAAATGCTGGATTTTCTCTTCGACCGTTCCGCGGGCGATCATCTTGTAGACGAACACCGGTTTCTCCTGACCGATCCGATAGGCACGGTCAGTGGCCTGGTTTTCCGTCGCCGGGTTCCACCACGGATCGTAGTGAATCACCGTGTCGGCTTCTGTCAGGTTCAGGCCTACGCCACCAGCCTTCAGGCTGATCAGAAAAATCTGCCGTTTACCGCTCTGGAAGTCTTTCACTGGTGTTCGCCGGTCCCGGGTTTGTCCGGTCAACAATGAATAGGCGACGCCGCGTTTGTTCAGCTCATCTTCGATCAGCGACAGCATCGAGGTGAACTGTGAAAACAGCAGGATTTTGCGACCTTCCTCAAACAGCTCCTCAAGCATTTCCATCAGGCTGTCGAGCTTGCCGGACGTGCTGCCGCGCGTGGGCAGGGTTGCTTCGTTGACCAGTCGCAGGTCGCAACACACCTGACGCAGCTTGAGCAGCGCCTCCAGAATGATGATCTGGCTGCGTGCTACGCCTTTGCGCGTGATCTCGTCGCGGACTTTCTTGTCCATCGCCAGGCGCATGGTTTCATACACGTCGCGCTGCGCTTCGTTAAGGTCGACCCAGTGGATGATTTCGGTCTTGGGCGGCAACTCGGTGGCGACCTGCTCCTTGGTCCGGCGCAACAGGAAGGGTTTGATCCGACCGTTCAGGTGCTGCAATCGCACTTCGCTGGCGCGTTTTTCGATGGGCACGCGGTAGTCGCGGTTGAAGCTTTTTACATCGCCGAGCCAGCCGGGCAGCAGGAAGTGAAACAGCGACCACAACTCACCCAGGTGATTTTCCAGCGGTGTGCCGCTCAGGCACAGGCGCTGGCGGGCGTTAAGCTCGCGCGCTGCCTGGGCGGCCTTGCTGGTGGGGTTCTTGATGTATTGCGCTTCGTCGAGTACCAGCACGTGCAATGGCTGCGCCGCGAGGCGTTCGACATCCTTGGGCAGCAATGCGTAGGTGGTGAGAATCAGGTCGTAGTCGGCCAGGTGCTCGAAGTGTTTTTTGCGCCCGGCGCCATACAGTGCAAGCACTTTGAGCTGTGGGGCAAAATGCGCCGCCTCGTCGAGCCAGTTGGGGATCAGGCTGGTGGGCATCACCACCATGCATGGGCGGTCGAGGCGTCCGGCATTTTTCTCGGTCAGCACATGCGCCAGAGTCTGTAGGGTTTTACCCAGTCCCATGTCATCCGCGAGAATGCCGCCGACTTCCAGCTGCCGCAGCGACTGCATCCAGCTCAAGCCTTCAAGTTGATAAGGCCGTAGCGTTGCATTCAGGCCTTCGGGTGCCTCGGCGGTGTAGTCCTTGATGTCGCGCAGGCGCTGGGCGAAGGTGCGGATCTGCTCGCCGCCCTCCCACAGCAGCGGGAAGCCTTCCAGCGGATTCAGGCGTGTGGCATCGGCCTTGCTCAAGCGCAGCGTGGTCTCACCGGGCTCTTGCAGATAGAACTCCCCCAGAGTTGCCAGCACGGGTTTCAGGCGCCCAAACGGCAGTGCGACTTGCAACGGGCCGTGTTCGGAGTTCGGGCGGTTCGGGATGTTCACCAGAATCAGCTCGTCGTCGCGACGTTTGGCCAGGCGTTCCGGGTTGAGGAGTTCCGTGTGCGAGCGCATCAGGTTCAGCAGGATCGGCAGCAGGCTGAGGCGTTCGCCGTTGACGATGATCCCCAGCTCCAGGTCGAACCAGTCGCGCTCGGGTGCTTCTTCGACCGTGGCGTACCAGTCATCGACGGCCGTCAGGTCGAAGCCGAAGTCCTCGTCGATTTGCAGTTCCCAGCCCTGGGCGCGCAGCTTGGGCAGCTCATTGAGCGTAAACGTCAGCCAGGCGCTGTCGTTGACCATTTCAAACAGCTCGCCAGCGCTTTCCGGCAGGGCCTTGCTCTGGCGGGTGGCAATCTTGAAACCGAGCATTCGCAACTGCTCGCGGTAGGACTTTTCGACTTCCAGCTGTCGTTTGATCCGAAGCGTCTGTGTCTCCTGGCGAATCAGGATGTCGGCGTTTTTCTGGCCGCTGACGTACTCGTCCATGTAGCTGAAGGACAGCGCGGCACGGTGCTGAATGTAGCGTTGCATCTTGCCGTTGCGCGGTTCGAAGGCGCTGAACTCAATACTGGCGAGCCACAGGCGCGGCACCGGTTGCACATTATCCACCAGCAATTGCGGTAATGGGGCAGGGCGACGGTTTTCCAGCACGGCTTGCAGTTTTTCCAGTAGCTCGGCGTCTTTCGCGGCGGCCGGGAACTCGAGGGTTTCCTGAACGTGCAGCAACACGGCGGCGCAGTGCTTGCAATTGCTGCGCACGGGGCAACTGCACGTGGCGTCGACCAGCAGCAGAGTGCCTTTGGCGGACTCGCGCAAGTGAAGGGTCTGACGGTAAACATTCCCGCCAGAGCCTTCGCAACTGGCGGTGATGGTGCTGTCGCCGGCTTCGACGATCCTGACGCGGTTTTCCAGTGCGTAGCGACGGCCACGCTCCAGGCTCTGTTCCTTGAATCGGCTGACCCAGGAAGGTGCCAGGGGTTTGCTTAAGCGAGAGGGCATAGGGACTTCATTCAGTCCGGTATGACATCGGGGGCTTGGCGCGGCGCGGGGGCGGTCAACGAGGTGATCTTGATCAGCAGGCCCAGGTGGCCGTTGTCGAGGAAGTTCAGCTGACCGTTCTTGGTGTGGCTTTGCTGTTTCAGGCGTTCGCTGGCCGTGACCAAACCGTTGCTGTTGAGCTGATTGACCCAGAAGTCGGCGTCGACGTCGGTGAAGCGACCCAGTTTCAGGTTCAGCGTGCCCTCGATCGGGAACTGGCCGAATTGCTCCAGGCCTTCACTGATCGACACTTTGCTGGCGTCTTCCCCCAGGTTCTGTTGCCAGGCCTTGTGCAGCAACACCGTGTAATCGGGGTTGGCGCGCAGTTTCTGCGCTTCGGCGTTGAGGCTTGGCGTGCGCAGGCTGTCGGCGGTGACCGGGCGTGCACCCGCGGCCCAGTCTTCCGGCGCGGCGCGGCTGACGATGGCAGGCACGGCATTTTGCCGGACCAGAATCATTTCAACCTGATACAGGCTGTCGGCAAATGCCGCGGGGGCGACCAGGGTCAGGAGCAAGGTCAGTGAGCGAAACAGGCGCATTCGGCGTCCTTCAAGCAGTTTTTGGGGTGAGGCGTTCAAACAGTGCCTCAACAGTATTAAAGCGTTCTTCCGGGCGCTCCATCGGCACCATGAACTTGAACACCGTGGCGCCTTCGAATTTGTAGCGGTTGGGCTGGCCTTGAATCAGTTTGATCAGTACCAGTGGGTCGACCGGCGTTTGCGCGCCGAACTCGACACGACCGCCTTGCGGGCCACCGTCGACCTTCTTGATACCCAGTTGCTCGGCCTGCAATTTCAGCAGGGTCATGCGCACCAGGTTCTTGGTCGGCTCCGGCAACAGGCCGAAGCGGTCGATCATCTCCACTTGCAGGTCCTTGAGGCCGTCCTCGTCGATGGCCGAGGCGATGCGTTTATAGAGGATCAACCGCGCATGGACGTCCGGCAGGTAGTCTTCCGGAATCAATGCCGGCAAGCGCAGGTTGATTTCCGGGCCGCCGCCCAGCGGTTGGTCGAGGTTCGGTTGTTCGCCCTTGCGGATCGATTTCACGGCGCGCTCAAGCATTTCCATGTACAGCGTGAAGCCGACGGCCTGAATCTGCCCGCTCTGGCCGTCGCCCAGCAGTTCGCCGGCGCCACGGATTTCCAGGTCGTTGGTGGCCAGCACAAAACCGGCGCCGAGGTCCTGGGTGTTGGCGATGGCTTCCAGGCGCTTTTCCGCGTCCGGGGTGATCTGTTGGCGCGGCGGGGTCAGCAGGTAGGCGTACGCCTGGTGGTGACTGCGACCCACGCGACCGCGCAACTGGTGCAATTGCGCCAGGCCGAACTTGTCGGCACGTTCGATGATGATGGTGTTGGCGCTCGGCACGTCGATGCCGGTCTCGATGATGGTCGAGGCGATCAGCACGTTGAAGCGCTTGTGATAGAAGTCGCTCATCACCTGTTCGAGTTCGCGTTCGCGCATCTGTCCGTGGCCGATGCCGATCCGTGCTTCCGGGACCAGTTCGGCGAGGTCGGCGGCGCATTTCTCGATGGTCTTCACATCGTTGTGCAGGTAGTAGACCTGGCCGCCCCGCAGCAGCTCACGCAGCAGGGCTTCCTTGACCGTGCTTTTGTTCTGCTCCATGACGAAGGTGCGCACCGACAGCCGGCGCGCCGGTGGCGTGGCAATGATCGACAGGTCGCGCATGCCCGACACAGCCATGTTCAGCGTGCGCGGAATCGGCGTGGCGGTCAGGGTCAGGATGTCGACTTCACTGCGCAAAGCCTTGAGCTGTTCTTTCTGGCGGACACCGAAGCGGTGTTCTTCGTCGATGATCACCAGCCCGAGGTTTTTGATTTTTACGTCGTCTTGCAGCAGCTTGTGGGTGCCGATGACGATGTCGATCTTGCCTTCGGCGAGATCCGCCACGGCAGCATTCACTTCTTTGGTCGACTTGAAGCGGCTCATCACTTCCACAGTCACCGGCCAGTCGGCGAAGCGGTCGCGGAAGCTGTTGTAGTGCTGCTGGGCGAGCAGGGTGGTCGGCACCAGGATTGCCACCTGGCGACCGCCATGGACCGCAATGAACGCGGCACGCATGGCCACTTCGGTCTTGCCGAAGCCCACATCGCCGCAGACCAGTCGGTCCATCGGTTTGGGCGCGAGCATGTCTTCGCGCACGGCTTCGATGGTGGTTTGCTGGTCCGGGGTTTCTTCGAACGGGAAACCGGCGCTGAAGGTGGCGTAATCGGCTTTCGGGTCGGCGAAGGCGTACCCTTCGCGGGCGGCGCGGCGGGCATAGATGTCGAGCAGTTCGGCGGCGACGTCCCGTACCTGTTCGGCGGCTTTGCGCTTGGCTTTTTGCCAGGTCTCGGAGCCGAGGCGGTGCAGCGGCGCGAGCGCATCGTCGCTGCCGGTATAGCGGGCGATCAGGTGCAGGTTGGCCACCGGCACATACAGCTTGGCGCCCTCGGCGTATTCAAGGGTCAGGAACTCGGCGGCCTGGTTTTCGATTTCCAGCGTGGCGAGGCCCAGATAACGCCCAACGCCATGATCGATATGCACTACCGGCGCGCCTTCGCGCAGTTCGGTAAGGTTCTTGATGACGGCGTCGTTGTTGGCGTCGGCGCGTTTCTCGCGGCGGCGACGCTGCATCACGCGCTGACCGAACAGCGGGCTTTCGGCGATCAGCGCCAGTGCGGGATCGTCGAGCACCAGGCCTTCGTCCAGCGGCGCAATGGTGATCGCCAGGCGCTCCTTGCTGGCGACGAAGTCTGGCCAGCTGTCGACGGTTTTCGGTCGCAGCTTCAGGCGTTCCAGCAGTTCCAGCAGCACTTCGCGGCGACCGGCCGATTCGGCGGTGAACAGCACGCGGCCGGGGAACTCGTCGAGGAAGCCCGACAATGCGGCCAGTGGCGCGGTGGCCTTGGCTTCGATGGCCAGGTTCGGCAATGGTTTGGCCGGAAAGCGTTCACGACCGACGCCGGTTTCGACGTCCTGTTGGCTGGCAACCACGCGCGGCCAACTCTTGAGGCGCGCAAAGCAGTCTTCTACCGGGAGGAACAATTCTGCCGGGGGCAGCAATGGCCGTGACGGGTCGATGCGCCGCTCTTCATAACGGTTGCGCACGTCGTTCCAGAAGTTTTCCGCCGCTTGCTCGATGCCCGGCAAAGAGAACACTTGGGTGTCCTGGGGCAGGTAGTCGAACAGCGTGGAGGTTTCTTCGAAGAACAGCGGCAGGTAGTACTCGATGCCGGCCGGGGTAATGCCGCTGCTCAGGTCCTGGAAGATCGGGCAGCGACGGAAGTCGACATCGAAGCGCTCGCGGAAGCGGGCCTTGAAGCGGGTGACGGCTTCTTTTTGCAGTGGGAATTCTTTGGCAGGCAACAGCCGAACCGACTCGACCTTGTCGATGGAGCGCTGGTTTTCCGGGTCGAAGGTGCGCAGGGTTTCGATTTCGTCATCGAACAGATCGATGCGGTAGGGCAGTTTGCTGCCCATCGGGAACAAATCGATCAGCGCGCCGCGCACCGCGAATTCGCCGTGCTCATAAACAGTGTCGACGCAACGATAGCCGGTGGCTTCCAGCCGCGTGCGCATTTGCT
Proteins encoded in this region:
- the mfd gene encoding transcription-repair coupling factor, giving the protein MPVLRLPLLPAAAGKQHWGNLPGAALSLAIAEAASAAKRFTLLLTADSQSAERLEQELSFFAPDLPVLHFPDWETLPYDLFSPHQDIISQRIASLYRLPELSHGVLVVPITTALHRLAPTKFLLGSSLVLDIGQKLDVEQMRTRLEATGYRCVDTVYEHGEFAVRGALIDLFPMGSKLPYRIDLFDDEIETLRTFDPENQRSIDKVESVRLLPAKEFPLQKEAVTRFKARFRERFDVDFRRCPIFQDLSSGITPAGIEYYLPLFFEETSTLFDYLPQDTQVFSLPGIEQAAENFWNDVRNRYEERRIDPSRPLLPPAELFLPVEDCFARLKSWPRVVASQQDVETGVGRERFPAKPLPNLAIEAKATAPLAALSGFLDEFPGRVLFTAESAGRREVLLELLERLKLRPKTVDSWPDFVASKERLAITIAPLDEGLVLDDPALALIAESPLFGQRVMQRRRREKRADANNDAVIKNLTELREGAPVVHIDHGVGRYLGLATLEIENQAAEFLTLEYAEGAKLYVPVANLHLIARYTGSDDALAPLHRLGSETWQKAKRKAAEQVRDVAAELLDIYARRAAREGYAFADPKADYATFSAGFPFEETPDQQTTIEAVREDMLAPKPMDRLVCGDVGFGKTEVAMRAAFIAVHGGRQVAILVPTTLLAQQHYNSFRDRFADWPVTVEVMSRFKSTKEVNAAVADLAEGKIDIVIGTHKLLQDDVKIKNLGLVIIDEEHRFGVRQKEQLKALRSEVDILTLTATPIPRTLNMAVSGMRDLSIIATPPARRLSVRTFVMEQNKSTVKEALLRELLRGGQVYYLHNDVKTIEKCAADLAELVPEARIGIGHGQMRERELEQVMSDFYHKRFNVLIASTIIETGIDVPSANTIIIERADKFGLAQLHQLRGRVGRSHHQAYAYLLTPPRQQITPDAEKRLEAIANTQDLGAGFVLATNDLEIRGAGELLGDGQSGQIQAVGFTLYMEMLERAVKSIRKGEQPNLDQPLGGGPEINLRLPALIPEDYLPDVHARLILYKRIASAIDEDGLKDLQVEMIDRFGLLPEPTKNLVRMTLLKLQAEQLGIKKVDGGPQGGRVEFGAQTPVDPLVLIKLIQGQPNRYKFEGATVFKFMVPMERPEERFNTVEALFERLTPKTA